In Mangifera indica cultivar Alphonso chromosome 1, CATAS_Mindica_2.1, whole genome shotgun sequence, a single genomic region encodes these proteins:
- the LOC123229065 gene encoding uncharacterized protein LOC123229065 isoform X1, whose amino-acid sequence MANPGVGTKFLSVNLNKSYGQSHHQHRNHNQNLSHSGYHGSNRSRPGGVAGGGGGMVVLSRPRSSHKAAGPKLSIPPPLNLPSLRKEHEKFDSLGSSGGSAGGGFSGGGQRPGSSGVGWTKPGRAVALQEKGGVVSCDHMTDNDVDQGLHGIGDGKGSGGAYLPPSVRSGPVGLPSSTFPHVEKMNVLRGEDFPSLRAAVPSQSGFERKHRDGLNQKQKHAMGEGHCNSDQSDGSRFNSLVDVHPRLQSGSFGNGLSENGGRNSDLGGSHGSEQVRKQDEYFAGPLPLVRLNPRFDWADDERDTGHVFAVRDRDDGFSKSEAYWDRDFDIPRPTVLPHKPAHNVFDRWAQNDNETGKISTSEVTKVDPFGRDARTPSRAGQEGHLWRASPPLQKDGFGVKEIGNDKNSFGAGLYGQKREANKENKSVSSSFRDMPLDDFEKRDLGYGQAGRQPWTNTGHSSYSQRAEKNQWERFGNEQYNRFRGDVFQNNSVSKSSFSSGGKGLPVNDPILNFGRDKHQVLTSEKPYLEDPFMKDFGATGFDVQDPFSGGLVGVVKKKKDVKQTDFHDPVRESFEAELERVQKMQEQERQRAIEEQERALELARREEEERLQVAREHEEQRRRLEEEVREAAWRAEQERLNAMCKAEEQRIAREEEKQRTIMEEERRKQAAKQKLLELEERMAKRQVEATKGGSNSSIVAEDKLSGMSKERVISKVVDLADGEDSERMMERNTTSASSDSSGLNRAFDMSCRPHFARDNSAALMERGKPNNSWRRDAFENGNRPTIFPQDSDNGRYSPRRDATVGGKTFPRKEFFGGPGYMSSRAYYKTGIQESHIDEINQPRSQRWSISGDGDHYVRNAEVESDFQENHTERYSDVGWGHNRYRGNPYPSYPERLYQNPDTDGLSSFGRSRYSMRHPRVLPPPSLTVVQKTFHRCENERPGPSTFQENEIEYNHAARSETTRKSGFDSCNQHNLVQPEIIDVQQGNTANLEQNLDTNTTLRCDSQSSLSVSSPPDSPVHLSHDDLDESEDSPALSADEDKDVSLGQDSNSVVLPIESGKDNMMTHSDSVFFGDDDEWTVENDERLQEQEEYDEDEDGYVEEDEIHEGDDGNINLTREFEDMHLVEKSSPNMVNNLVLGFNEGVEVAMPNDEFVTSPQNEESSFPVPQVSVGTVIEDQGSLDGVCGTLQSGDGPSQASADGSSRIFLEAENAMQDLVIKPSSTQLSAASELVVHVDANSGSVLSNQQPIPSSVDMTPNSSSDQTVTSAISAGPSQVEAPVKLQFGLFSGPSLIPSPIPAIQIGSIQMPLLHAQLGPSLAHMHPSQSPLFQFGQLRYSSPISQGVPPLAPRSVPFVKSNMTTNFSLNQNAAVAEPIQSSPETSYNLIKTDALSLSMDNRLGLAQRHLDLSERNALNENSMSASKSSETTFTAQQGHAEVSHLGDKKTSSGLQVEDQGRHMKNFKSLSKESKNLLQIRAGSSVPGSKEKTLTVSKAQGLISGGRNKKYVVSVRNNSGSKSSFAAPETSRSESGGFQRRPRRQRTEFRVRENTDKRLSSGVVSANQVVLDDKPNMNGRSTGFSTRSGFRRDFVSKKSFKQMTELESFDSGGIYSQEIDSGGKAGKGVGSESLTKSQNIPHHEEGNLKRTIRSEEDVDTPLQSGVVRVFGQPGIEAPSDEDDFIEVRSKRQMLNDRREQREKEIKAKSRVTKMPSKSHSTSKTSLVSASSNKISASMSEAANDVHSNFVATDGRNLANTEVSTGFGATKVSQPLAPIGTPALKTDTQADKRPQTIKSVQESPVPVLSGGEKNLSPGIIFDSKNKVLDNLQTPMGSWDNSRLNHQVMALTRKQLDEAMNPGQFDSCVSSKDHTSSVGEPSMPSSTILTKDKAFSSTASPINSLLAGEKIQFGAVTSPTVLRPSTRTISHGIGPPGPCRSEIQISHNISAANNDCSLFFDKEKCSNETCVNLEDSEAEAAASAIAVAAISSDEIVGNELGTCSASVSKTTNFGGTEIDGIIAEGDQQSVSQSKAEESLSVALPADLSVETSPISLWPPLPSPPNSSSQMISHFPGGPPSHFPFYEMNPMLGGPIFALGPHDESATAHSQTQKISTPTSTPLGTWQQCHSGIDSFYGAPTGYAGPFISPTGGIPGVQGPPHMVVYNHFAPVGQFGQVGLSFMGATYIPSAKQPDWKCHPVSSAMGVGEGEMNNVNMVAGQRKPTNLTAPIQHLAPRSPLMPVASTLAMFDVSPFQSSSDISVQAHWSNVTTASHQPISISMPLQQPPDGVLPPQNNPGPPVDQSSNANRFSASRTSTPSNSSRNFHAASDATVNQLPDELGLLDSSSSTGPGTSTQNVVAKSLALITITDAGKTELVQNNSSSESVDQNNATFKPQSLQQKNMSSQQYSSSSGYSYQRGGGISQKNSGSKWSHRRMGFHGRNQSFSAEKGFAPSKMKQIYVAKQTTSGTSARS is encoded by the exons ATGGCCAATCCCGGGGTCGGGACAAAGTTTTTGTCTGTGAATCTGAACAAATCTTACGGGCAATCACACCATCAGCATCGGAATCATAATCAAAACTTATCTCATTCAGGCTATCATGGGTCTAATAGGTCCCGACCTGGTGGTGTTGCTGGTGGAGGAGGAGGAATGGTGGTCCTGTCAAGGCCCCGAAGTTCTCATAAAGCGGCTGGGCCTAAGCTTTCCATTCCACCCCCCTTGAATCTACCCTCCCTACGGAAAGAGCATGAGAAATTTGATTCATTAGGATCCAGTGGTGGTTCTGCTGGGGGAGGGTTTTCAGGTGGTGGACAGAGACCTGGTTCCTCTGGTGTTGGTTGGACTAAGCCAGGTAGAGCAGTTGCTTTGCAAGAGAAGGGAGGTGTTGTTAGTTGTGATCATATGACAGATAATGATGTTGATCAGGGTTTGCATGGCATTGGAGATGGTAAGGGGAGTGGTGGTGCCTATTTGCCACCTTCCGTGCGGTCTGGTCCTGTTGGACTTCCATCTTCCACATTTCCCCATGTAGAGAAGATGAATGTATTAAGGGGTGAAGATTTCCCATCTTTGCGGGCTGCAGTGCCATCTCAATCTGGTTTTGAAAGGAAGCATAGAGATGGATTGAATCAGAAACAAAAGCATGCCATGGGTGAAGGACATTGTAATAGTGACCAAAGTGATGGTTCTAGATTCAACTCCCTTGTAGATGTGCATCCTCGTTTGCAGTCAGGTAGTTTTGGTAATGGATTGAGTGAGAATGGTGGTAGAAATAGTGATTTGGGCGGTTCTCATGGATCAGAGCAAGTAAGAAAACAGGATGAATACTTTGCAGGTCCATTGCCATTGGTTAGGTTGAACCCAAGATTTGATTGGGCTGATGATGAGCGTGATACAGGTCATGTTTTTGCGGTCCGGGACAGAGATGATGGGTTCTCAAAGAGTGAAGCCTACTGGGATAGAGATTTTGATATTCCAAGGCCTACTGTTTTACCACACAAACCAGCTCATAATGTTTTTGACAGGTGGGCACAGAATGACAATGAAACTGGAAAGATTTCTACCAGTGAAGTCACTAAAGTGGACCCTTTTGGTAGAGATGCAAGAACACCTAGCAGAGCAGGACAGGAAGGGCACTTGTGGAGAGCTTCTCCTCCACTTCAAAAAGATGGATTTGGTGTAAAAGAGATtggaaatgacaaaaatagttTTGGTGCAGGGCTGTATGGTCAGAAAAGAGAAGCAAACAAGGAGAATAAGTCAGTATCTTCGTCATTTCGAGACATGCCacttgatgattttgaaaaaagGGATTTGGGGTATGGACAGGCTGGGAGGCAGCCATGGACCAACACAGGGCACTCATCTTACAGTCAGAGGGCTGAAAAGAATCAATGGGAGCGATTTGGCAATGAACAATACAATAGATTCAGGGGGGATGTTTTCCAGAATAATTCAGtgtcaaaatcatcattttcctcAGGTGGCAAAGGGCTTCCAGTTAATGATCCCATTCTCAATTTTGGTAGGGACAAACATCAAGTATTGACGAGTGAAAAACCTTACCTGGAGGACCCTTTCATGAAGGACTTTGGAGCTACTGGTTTCGATGTTCAGGATCCATTTTCTGGGGGTCTTGTTGGGGTtgtaaaaaagaagaaagatgttAAGCAGACTGATTTTCATGATCCTGTCCGAGAATCTTTTGAGGCTGAGCTTGAGAGAGTCCAAAAGATGCAGGAGCAGGAGCGGCAGCGGGCTATTGAGGAACAAGAAAGAGCTTTGGAGCTAGCAcgcagagaagaagaagagaggcTACAAGTAGCTAGGGAACACGAAGAACAACGGAGAAGGTTAGAAGAAGAAGTGAGAGAAGCTGCATGGAGAGCTGAACAAGAGCGACTGAATGCCATGTGCAAGGCTGAAGAACAGAGGATAGCTAGAGAGGAGGAGAAACAGAGGACTATTATGGAGGAGGAGAGGAGGAAACAGGCTGCTAAGCAGAAACTCTTAGAATTGGAAGAAAGAATGGCCAAGAGGCAGGTTGAAGCAACTAAGGGTGGTAGTAATTCTTCCATTGTTGCGGAAGATAAACTTTCAGGAATGTCTAAAGAAAGGGTTATTTCCAAAGTGGTAGATTTGGCTGACGGGGAAGATAGTGAAAGGATGATGGAGAGGAATACAACTTCGGCATCTTCTGATTCCTCTGGTCTGAATAGAGCCTTTGACATGAGCTGTAGGCCTCACTTTGCTAGAGATAATTCTGCTGCCCTTATGGAAAGAGGTAAGCCTAATAACTCATGGAGAAGGGATGCATTTGAGAATGGAAACCGCCCAACCATCTTTCCACAGGACTCAGATAATGGTCGTTATAGCCCCAGGCGAGATGCAACTGTTGGAGGGAAAACATTTCCTCGGAAAGAGTTTTTTGGAGGACCTGGTTATATGTCTTCAAGGGCTTATTATAAAACAGGAATTCAAGAGTCACATATAGATGAAATTAATCAACCAAGAAGTCAGAGGTGGAGTATATCTGGGGATGGTGATCACTATGTCAGAAATGCTGAGGTTGAATCTGACTTTCAGGAGAATCACACTGAGAGATACAGTGATGTTGGTTGGGGCCATAATCGGTATCGTGGAAATCCTTATCCTTCATACCCTGAACGACTATATCAAAATCCTGATACAGATGGGCTTTCTTCCTTTGGGAGGTCAAGGTATTCCATGAGGCACCCTCGTGTACTCCCCCCTCCATCTCTGACTGTGGTGCAAAAAACTTTCCATAGATGTGAGAACGAGCGCCCTGGGCCTTCAACCTTTCAAGAAAATGAGATAGAGTACAATCATGCAGCGAGAAGTGAAACTACAAGGAAATCAGGTTTTGACAGCTGCAATCAACATAATCTTGTACAACCTGAAATAATTGATGTCCAGCAGGGGAATACTGCAAATCTGGAGCAGAATCTGGATACGAACACCACACTTAGATGTGATTCACAATCTTCACTCTCTGTCTCTAGCCCTCCTGATTCTCCCGTTCATCTATCTCATGATGACTTGGATGAATCTGAAGATTCTCCGGCATTATCTGCCGATGAGGATAAGGATGTCTCATTAGGACAAGACAGCAATTCTGTTGTGTTGCCCATCGAATCCGGGAAAGATAATATGATGACTCACTCTGATTCTGTCTTTtttggtgatgatgatgaatggACAGTTGAGAATGATGAACGACTGCAGGAGCAAGAAGAAtatgatgaggatgaagatggaTATGTGGAAGAAGATGAAATTCATGAAGGAGACGATGGGAATATCAACCTGACTCGGGAGTTTGAAGATATGCATCTGGTGGAAAAAAGCTCGCCCAACATGGTGAACAACTTGGTCTTAGGCTTCAATGAGGGAGTTGAGGTAGCAATGCCCAATGATGAGTTTGTAACAAGTCCCCAAAATGAAGAATCTTCATTTCCAGTACCACAGGTTTCTGTTGGTACTGTTATTGAAGACCAGGGATCTTTGGATGGTGTGTGTGGAACACTTCAATCTGGTGATGGTCCTTCCCAAGCAAGTGCTGATGGTTCATCAAGAATCTTCCTGGAGGCTGAGAATGCAATGCAGGATTTGGTTATTAAGCCCAGCAGTACCCAATTATCAGCAGCTTCTGAGTTAGTGGTGCATGTTGATGCTAACAGTGGTTCTGTTTTGTCTAATCAGCAGCCAATACCGTCATCTGTTGATATGACCCCAAATTCATCATCTGATCAAACCGTGACATCTGCTATATCTGCTGGTCCAAGTCAGGTGGAGGCACCTGTTAAGCTGCAGTTTGGGCTGTTTTCAGGGCCTTCTTTGATACCTTCTCCTATTCCAGCCATACAGATTGGTTCTATACAGATGCCTCTTCTGCATGCCCAACTGGGTCCATCCCTTGCCCATATGCACCCCTCACAATCTCCTCTCTTCCAATTTGGACAGTTGAGATATTCTTCACCTATTTCCCAGGGAGTACCTCCTTTGGCACCTCGATCTGTGccttttgttaaatctaatatGACAACCAACTTTTCATTGAATCAGAATGCAGCAGTTGCGGAGCCTATTCAATCCAGTCCAGAAACttcttataatttgataaaaactgATGCATTGTCTCTTTCGATGGATAACCGACTAGGCCTTGCTCAAAGGCATTTGGATCTCTCTGAAAGGAATGcattaaatgaaaattccatGTCAGCAAGTAAAAGTTCAGAAACTACTTTTACGGCACAGCAGGGTCATGCTGAGGTTTCCCATCTTGGTGATAAGAAAACAAGTTCAGGTCTTCAAGTGGAGGACCAGGGTCGCCACATGAAAAACTTCAAATCCCTGTCTAAAGAATCAAAAAACCTGCTTCAGATTAGAGCAGGATCTTCTGTGCCAggttcaaaagaaaaaacattgacTGTGTCAAAAGCTCAAGGTCTAATATCTGGTGgcagaaataaaaaatatgttgtttCAGTTAGAAATAATTCTGGCTCAAAGTCATCTTTTGCGGCCCCTGAAACTTCTCGATCAGAATCTGGTGGATTTCAAAGGAGGCCTCGGCGCCAGCGAACTGAGTTTCGAGTTCGGGAAAACACTGATAAGCGGCTGTCTAGTGGTGTTGTTTCAGCTAACCAAGTAGTTCTGGATGATAAACCAAATATGAATGGAAGGAGTACTGGATTTTCTACCCGAAGTGGGTTTAGAAGAGACTTTGTgtcaaaaaaatcatttaaacagATGACTGAATTAGAATCTTTTGATTCAGGTGGAATATATTCACAGGAAATAGATTCTGGAGGCAAGGCTGGAAAGGGAGTAGGAAGTGAATCTTTGACTAAGAGTCAGAACATTCCACATCATGAAGAGGGAAACCTTAAAAGGACTATTCGCTCCGAAGAGGATGTTGATACTCCTTTACAAAGTGGTGTTGTGCGTGTTTTTGGGCAACCTGGCATAGAAGCTCCTAGTGACGAAGATGACTTTATTGAGGTGAGGTCGAAGAGGCAAATGCTGAATGACCGGCGTGAACAGAGAGAAAAGGAGATCAAGGCAAAGTCTCGGGTCACCAAG ATGCCAAGCAAATCCCATTCAACTTCAAAAACTTCTCTCGTCTCTGcaagttcaaataaaatttctgcATCTATGAGTGAAGCAGCGAATGATGTTCACTCCAATTTCGTTGCTACTGATGGGCGGAATTTGGCAAACACGGAGGTGTCTACAGGATTTGGTGCCACCAAAGTGTCTCAACCCTTGGCCCCAATTGGCACTCCAGCTCTGAAAACTGATACCCAGGCTGATAAAAGACCCCAGACAATCAA GTCTGTCCAAGAGAGCCCTGTACCTGTCTTATCTGGTGGTGAAAAGAATCTCTCACCGGGCATCATATTTGACAGCAAGAATAAGGTTCTGGATAATCTTCAAACACCTATGGGCTCGTGGGACAATTCTCGGCTTAATCATCAG GTAATGGCCCTCACCCGGAAGCAGCTTGATGAGGCCATGAATCCTGGGCAATTTGATTCTTGTGTTTCCAGTAAGGATCATACTAGCTCAGTTGGTGAGCCCAGCATGCCATCATCAACTATCTTGACAAAAGACAAGGCATTCTCTTCCACTGCAAGCCCAATAAACTCTTTGCTTGCTGGGGAGAAAATTCAATTTG GTGCTGTGACATCTCCTACAGTTCTCCGGCCAAGCACTCGCACCATTTCTCATGGAATAGGCCCCCCTGGTCCATGCCGCTCAGAAATCCAAATCTCCCACAATATTTCTGCAGCTAATAATGATTGCTCTCTCTTTTTTGACAAAGAGAAATGTTCTAATGAAACTTGTGTCAATCTAGAAGATTCTGAAGCTGAAGCAGCTGCCTCGGCCATTGCAGTTGCCGCTATAAGTAGTGATGAGATTGTTGGGAATGAACTGGGAACATGCTCTGCCTCTGTATCAAAGACTACAAATTTTGGAGGTACAGAAATTGATGGTATAATAGCAG AAGGTGATCAGCAATCAGTGAGTCAATCTAAGGCTGAAGAGTCTCTCTCTGTAGCTTTGCCAGCAGATTTGTCTGTTGAGACCTCGCCAATTTCCTTGTGGCCACCTTTACCAAGCCCACCAAATTCTTCCAGCCAGATGATCTCACATTTCCCTGGAGGTCCACCATCTCATTTTCCTTTCTATGAGATGAATCCAATGTTGGGGGGTCCAATATTCGCTTTGGGGCCTCATGATGAATCTGCCACTGCTCACTCACAAACCCAGAAGATTAGTACTCCAACTTCAACTCCCCTTGGGACTTGGCAACAATGCCATTCTGGCATAGATTCATTCTATGGTGCTCCCACAGGATATGCTGGTCCATTCATCAGCCCGACTGGGGGTATTCCTGGGGTACAAGGCCCGCCACACATGGTTGTCTACAACCATTTTGCACCAGTGGGGCAGTTTGGACAGGTTGGTTTGAGTTTTATGGGTGCCACCTATATTCCATCGGCTAAGCAACCTGATTGGAAGTGCCATCCTGTTTCTTCTGCTATGGGTGTTGGTGAAGGAGAGATGAACAATGTGAACATGGTTGCTGGCCAACGCAAGCCTACCAATTTAACTGCTCCGATCCAGCATCTTGCCCCTAGATCACCTCTTATGCCTGTGGCTTCTACTTTGGCCATGTTTGATGTTTCTCCATTTCAG TCCTCTTCGGATATTTCAGTTCAAGCTCATTGGTCGAATGTTACTACAGCTTCTCATCAGCCCATTTCCATATCAATGCCATTGCAACAACCACCAGATGGTGTACTTCCTCCACAAAATAACCCTGGACCTCCTGTCGACCAGTCATCTAATGCCAATAGGTTTTCTGCATCCCGAACATCAACACCCTCTAATAGCAGTCGGAATTTTCATGCAGCTAGTGATGCAACTGTCAACCAGTTACCTGATGAGCTGGGGTTACTTGATTCATCAAGCTCTACCGGACCTGGGACTTCAACACAGAATGTTGTGGCTAAGAGCTTGGCTCTAATCACCATTACAGATGCTGGCAAGACTGAATTAGTTCAGAATAACAGCAGCAGTGAGAGTGTTGACCAAAACAATGCTACTTTTAAGCCTCAGTCTTTGCAGCAAAAGAATATGTCTTCCCAGCAGTACAGTAGTTCTTCAGGGTACAGTTATCAAAGAGGAGGTGGGATTTCACAGAAGAATTCTGGGAGTAAATGGTCCCATCGAAGAATGGGGTTCCATGGGCGAAACCAGTCTTTCAGTGCAGAAAAGGGTTTTGCCCCTTCAAAGATGAAGCAGATATATGTGGCTAAACAGACCACAAGTGGGACATCAGCACGATCATGA